The Sphingopyxis sp. BE259 nucleotide sequence TGGCGATCGGCGCATCATCAGGATGCGAGCAACGACGATCTGGCCGCAATCGACAAGCTGGGGATCGAGACGATCATCGATCTGCGCGGCGACGACGAGCGCGCCGCCCATCCGTGCAAGCGATCCGAAGGCTTTTCGGCGCGGGTCCTGTTCGCCGACGGCAATACGGCGGGCCTCGCCCCGCATCTGCAGGCAGCCCAAGGGGCAATCGACAATGAAACTGCGCGGGCGCGGATGATCGATACCTACGCCGGGATGCCATACCGCCCGGTTCTCGTCGCCACATTGCGGCTCTACCTCGCCGCGCTCGCCGAATATGACGCGCCCAGTCTGGTCCATTGCGTCGCGGGCAAAGACCGCACCGGCTTTGCCGTCGCGGTCGTCCACCGGCTGCTCGGCGTGCATGAAGATGACCTGATGCACGATTATCTGCTGACCAACAGCGCGGGCAAGATCGAAGAGCGCATTGCCCAAGGCGGCGACTTGATCCGCGCGCGGTATAACGCCGACATCCACGATGATGCGATCCGCACCTTGATGTCGGTGAACCCGATCTTCCTTGACGCCGCGCTTGTGACGGTGCGCCGCGACCATGGCGACGTGGCGACTTATGCCGAGGCGGTGCTGAACTTTACGCCCGAAATGCGCGATGCGATCGTGGATAAGCTGGTGGTGTATTGAGCCAACCGTCGCCCCCGCGAAGGCGGGGGCCGCTGGACGTCTACGCCTTCATCGCTGAACAGGGCCGACAACGGCCCCCGCCTTCGCGGCGGCGACGATTACTGGCCTACTCCCCCTTCACCAGCACCCCGCCCTTGACCACCGCATCGACGCTTTCCAGCTGTCGCACATCGGTCAGCGGATCCCCATCGACCGCGACCAAATCCGCATAACGCCCCACCGCAATCGCTCCGACGTCCCTTTCGCGCCCCAGCGCCTCGGCAGCGTTTTTCGTCGCAGCTTGAATGGCCTGCAACGGGGTCATCCCATATTCGACCATGACGCGGAACTGGCCGCCGACCTGGCCGTGCGGCATCACGCCAGCGTCGGACGCGAAAACCAT carries:
- a CDS encoding tyrosine-protein phosphatase, with the protein product MIAERVLPLTGVHNFRDYGGYAVEGGGRLRSGMLWRSAHHQDASNDDLAAIDKLGIETIIDLRGDDERAAHPCKRSEGFSARVLFADGNTAGLAPHLQAAQGAIDNETARARMIDTYAGMPYRPVLVATLRLYLAALAEYDAPSLVHCVAGKDRTGFAVAVVHRLLGVHEDDLMHDYLLTNSAGKIEERIAQGGDLIRARYNADIHDDAIRTLMSVNPIFLDAALVTVRRDHGDVATYAEAVLNFTPEMRDAIVDKLVVY